A region from the Ichthyobacterium seriolicida genome encodes:
- a CDS encoding heavy metal translocating P-type ATPase, giving the protein MNFISRTYTLNGMSCNGCKLKVENALGSISQIKKINVDVAKNSVYVEMISEVTLKSLQDALIANGLHYTFEGAQIKNHSSHKMPKEDVKGALYYCPMLCEGSKEYKTRGACPVCGMDLLPKNIRGHSSYDLVYEELLFKLKISVLFAVFTVMISMANTMPNSFLHQILQEQIWNWIQLTLTLPIVFYSCWMFFERAWVSVKTLNFNMFTLIGMGTGVAFIFSVVCLINPNFLPEEFKASSNSAYLYFESVSVILTFVLLGQFLEAKAHRVTGLAIRELFELTPEDAILVNGDVDSHISIDDVELGNVLKVLPGAKIPVDGKIIEGSSYIDESMITGESVSCFKKLGDLVCAGTINKSNLFLMRAEKLGKDTLLSHIISSVQRAMDSKIPMQRLVDSISKYFVPCVIVISVITFLCWLGFYDSYKYAIANAIGVLIISCPCVLGLATPMSVMVGMGVAAKSGVLVKDSATLELFDKVDVLIVDKTGTITKGDSSVEYIYTDSGDTEKIFRIIASLTKNSNHPISKSIVKHLDMEKYGVSTVENFEEIPGIGIRATIERQKVFLGNDKLIKGMIIPEVFLDKVEREQVLGKTISYLAVEGKIEAFVCVSDPIKETSFQAIESFNSTGIDLIMMTGDNINVAKYISNELGIKKFKAGCLPQDKLNEVEKMQSKGRVVAVVGDGINDAPALAKAHVGIAMADGTSIAIESSDVTIINGDLRSIFRFKKISRNVIKNIKENLLFAFGYNALAIPIAAGILYPSLGIVISPVIASMAMSLSSVSVIINSLRLRKMSF; this is encoded by the coding sequence ATGAATTTTATAAGTAGAACATACACTTTAAATGGCATGTCTTGCAATGGTTGTAAGCTGAAAGTAGAGAATGCTTTGGGCTCTATAAGCCAGATAAAAAAAATAAATGTAGATGTAGCTAAAAACTCTGTTTATGTCGAGATGATTTCAGAGGTTACTCTAAAAAGCTTACAAGATGCTTTAATTGCAAATGGCTTGCATTACACTTTTGAGGGTGCTCAAATAAAAAATCACAGTTCGCATAAAATGCCTAAAGAGGATGTTAAGGGAGCTCTTTATTATTGTCCTATGCTATGTGAGGGCTCTAAAGAGTACAAAACAAGGGGTGCGTGTCCTGTGTGTGGAATGGATCTATTGCCTAAAAATATAAGGGGCCATAGTTCTTATGATTTAGTCTATGAGGAATTATTATTCAAGCTAAAAATATCTGTATTATTTGCAGTTTTCACTGTGATGATATCCATGGCTAATACAATGCCTAATAGTTTTCTTCATCAGATATTACAAGAACAAATATGGAACTGGATTCAGTTGACTCTTACGCTTCCAATAGTTTTTTATTCGTGTTGGATGTTTTTCGAGCGCGCTTGGGTATCGGTAAAAACTTTGAACTTTAATATGTTTACTCTCATAGGGATGGGGACGGGCGTTGCCTTTATATTCAGTGTTGTATGTCTTATAAATCCTAATTTTTTACCTGAGGAGTTTAAGGCTTCTTCTAATAGTGCTTATTTATATTTTGAATCTGTAAGTGTCATTTTAACTTTTGTGTTATTAGGTCAATTTTTAGAGGCTAAGGCACATAGGGTTACTGGTCTGGCTATAAGGGAATTATTTGAGTTGACACCTGAAGATGCCATATTGGTAAATGGGGATGTAGATAGTCATATCTCTATAGATGATGTTGAACTAGGTAATGTGTTAAAGGTGTTGCCAGGAGCTAAGATTCCTGTAGATGGTAAGATTATAGAGGGAAGCAGTTATATAGATGAATCTATGATTACAGGAGAGTCTGTGTCTTGTTTTAAAAAATTGGGTGATTTGGTATGTGCTGGAACTATAAACAAGAGCAATCTCTTTTTGATGAGAGCAGAAAAGTTGGGAAAGGACACTTTATTATCTCATATAATAAGTTCTGTACAGAGAGCTATGGATTCTAAAATTCCCATGCAGAGATTGGTCGATAGTATTTCAAAGTACTTTGTGCCATGTGTTATAGTCATTTCAGTTATAACATTTTTATGTTGGTTAGGATTTTACGATTCTTATAAATATGCCATTGCAAACGCTATAGGTGTTTTGATTATATCTTGTCCTTGTGTATTGGGTTTGGCTACGCCCATGTCTGTAATGGTGGGTATGGGTGTGGCAGCCAAGTCAGGTGTTTTGGTTAAAGATTCAGCTACTTTGGAGTTGTTTGATAAAGTAGATGTATTGATTGTAGATAAAACAGGTACAATTACTAAGGGGGATTCCTCTGTAGAGTATATTTATACAGATTCAGGTGATACAGAAAAGATATTTAGAATTATAGCGTCTTTGACTAAAAACAGTAATCATCCCATATCTAAGTCTATAGTGAAGCATTTGGATATGGAAAAATATGGAGTTTCAACCGTTGAAAATTTTGAGGAAATCCCTGGAATAGGTATAAGAGCAACGATAGAGAGGCAAAAAGTATTTTTAGGTAATGATAAGCTCATCAAAGGCATGATAATTCCTGAAGTGTTTTTAGATAAGGTTGAAAGAGAACAGGTTTTAGGTAAGACTATTTCTTACTTAGCCGTAGAGGGAAAAATAGAAGCTTTTGTATGTGTTTCTGATCCTATAAAGGAGACCAGTTTTCAGGCCATAGAATCGTTTAATAGTACAGGAATAGATTTGATTATGATGACTGGTGACAATATTAATGTTGCAAAATATATTTCTAATGAATTAGGAATAAAAAAGTTCAAAGCTGGTTGTCTTCCCCAAGATAAATTAAATGAAGTTGAGAAGATGCAAAGTAAAGGTAGAGTGGTAGCTGTAGTGGGCGATGGTATTAATGACGCTCCTGCTCTAGCTAAAGCCCATGTGGGTATAGCCATGGCAGATGGAACTAGTATAGCTATAGAGAGTTCAGATGTCACAATAATCAATGGTGATTTG
- a CDS encoding IS1380 family transposase, with product MRNKNTLFYRGKTSVELTFSSSEISSDGSLIMLEKLEPDHRLIHYYSKFLLDTRDSRFITYSRRYQLKQRVYMIMLGYQDANDVNHLQNDPLFKDVLQGNLASQPTISRFENSLDKQAVFKFCDAWLYKYVSSLSDRKRIVIDVDSTDDPTHGSQQLSMFNGYYGQFMYNELFFHDGNTEQIILPVLRPGNSHSNKWYVSILKRIIIKIRERHPEMEIIIRSDSGFSCAPFYQLVDDFDLLYVTGIASNEVLKRKVSWSKNAVKKMYLDQGEKHQHFMSFTYKAKSWHKPQQCYSKVESTGLGMNIRHFSSNLPQKDAREIYFDFYVKRGDSSENRIKEVKNMCFSDRLSNHSFLANFFRLMMSSLAYEMFLLLKQKIKKTRFEVAKKMG from the coding sequence ATGAGGAATAAAAACACATTATTTTATAGAGGGAAGACTTCTGTTGAATTAACTTTTTCATCATCAGAAATTAGTTCTGATGGATCTTTAATCATGCTTGAAAAACTAGAACCAGATCATAGATTGATTCATTATTACAGTAAGTTTTTACTTGATACTCGAGACTCTAGATTTATTACTTATAGCAGAAGGTATCAGTTAAAGCAAAGGGTTTATATGATCATGTTAGGCTATCAAGACGCCAATGATGTTAATCATTTACAGAATGATCCTTTATTCAAAGATGTTCTTCAAGGTAATTTGGCCTCTCAACCCACTATATCAAGATTTGAGAATAGCTTGGATAAACAGGCTGTCTTTAAGTTTTGTGATGCGTGGTTATACAAATATGTTTCAAGTTTATCTGATCGCAAGAGAATAGTTATTGACGTAGATTCAACTGATGATCCAACTCATGGCAGTCAACAATTGTCAATGTTTAACGGTTATTATGGTCAATTCATGTACAATGAACTATTTTTTCATGATGGAAATACAGAACAGATTATCCTTCCTGTACTCCGCCCAGGAAATAGTCATTCTAATAAATGGTATGTGAGTATTTTAAAGCGAATAATTATCAAAATACGTGAGAGACACCCAGAGATGGAAATAATTATTAGAAGTGATAGCGGCTTTAGTTGCGCTCCTTTTTACCAATTAGTAGATGATTTTGATTTACTATATGTGACAGGCATAGCGAGCAATGAAGTTTTAAAAAGAAAGGTATCTTGGTCAAAAAATGCTGTAAAAAAAATGTATTTAGATCAGGGAGAGAAGCACCAACATTTTATGAGTTTTACGTACAAAGCCAAGAGTTGGCACAAGCCTCAACAGTGCTATTCTAAAGTTGAGAGTACAGGATTAGGGATGAACATAAGGCATTTTTCTAGTAATCTTCCCCAAAAGGATGCTAGAGAAATTTACTTTGACTTTTATGTGAAAAGAGGTGATTCAAGTGAAAATAGAATAAAAGAAGTTAAAAATATGTGTTTTTCTGATCGTTTGTCAAATCATAGTTTTCTTGCTAATTTTTTTCGACTTATGATGAGTAGTCTTGCCTATGAAATGTTTTTATTACTGAAACAGAAGATAAAGAAAACAAGATTTGAAGTAGCAAAAAAAATGGGTTAA
- a CDS encoding DUF5655 domain-containing protein, whose amino-acid sequence MSIYINENGIIKQIKEKPFKLEKEIHELFESNLGSIMGLELVASEFSIQNKRIDTLAFDTQTNAFIIIEYKRDKNISVIDQGFAYLALMTQNKADFIVEYNESLKKHLKRNEVDWSQSRVIFVSTGFTENQKLASDFKDSAIELWEIKRFENNTVSITPVKKSRSAESIKPLTRQNKELRAVQDEIKVYTEEEHIAKSTEEIKELYELVRNRILTLAYDIEVMPLKVSIAFRKDKKNLCSLKLQTENIKIWINAKWGEIDDPKGVSRDVSKIGHHGCGDYEICIKDDRQLEYILSLIKEKLSDND is encoded by the coding sequence ATGTCGATCTACATCAATGAGAATGGAATAATAAAACAGATAAAAGAAAAGCCTTTTAAACTGGAAAAGGAAATACATGAGTTATTTGAATCCAATCTAGGTTCTATTATGGGATTAGAGTTAGTGGCATCTGAATTTTCAATTCAAAATAAAAGGATTGACACCTTGGCATTTGATACTCAAACCAATGCTTTTATAATTATTGAGTATAAAAGAGACAAAAATATATCTGTAATAGATCAGGGTTTTGCTTATTTGGCTTTGATGACTCAAAATAAAGCAGATTTCATAGTAGAATACAACGAGTCACTAAAAAAGCATCTAAAAAGGAATGAGGTGGACTGGTCTCAGTCTAGAGTGATTTTTGTGTCCACTGGATTTACAGAAAATCAAAAATTGGCAAGCGATTTTAAAGATAGTGCCATTGAGCTATGGGAAATAAAAAGATTCGAGAATAATACTGTATCTATTACTCCAGTAAAAAAGTCTAGATCAGCAGAAAGTATCAAGCCACTTACACGGCAAAATAAGGAACTAAGGGCCGTACAAGATGAGATAAAAGTTTATACCGAAGAAGAGCATATTGCAAAATCAACAGAGGAAATCAAAGAACTTTATGAATTAGTGAGAAATAGAATCCTCACACTGGCTTATGATATTGAGGTAATGCCGTTAAAAGTATCCATTGCTTTTAGAAAGGACAAAAAGAACTTGTGTTCCCTGAAATTACAAACCGAAAACATTAAGATTTGGATTAATGCCAAATGGGGAGAAATTGATGATCCAAAGGGTGTTTCTCGTGATGTATCTAAAATTGGACACCACGGTTGTGGTGATTACGAAATTTGTATTAAAGACGATAGACAATTAGAATATATTCTCAGTTTGATAAAAGAAAAATTATCAGATAATGACTGA
- a CDS encoding YceI family protein produces the protein MKKILLSLALVSLTVVVHGFIYEREFADSYVSTEITDRDVAIPDGVKNVDVDKTELKWRCEKILIPNYHREGPIKLKSGEMNFLNGKLHSSEFIIDMASIEVSNVEDLKKRTKLEKKLRSEKVFSADEFPISSFKSTSVVLKSKDLYVVSGNLTIKGITKPYEFELSIVDDNTAKAKLIIDRTEFSINYRAENLIEEIGDKVISNKITLEAKLKF, from the coding sequence ATGAAAAAAATATTATTATCACTTGCATTGGTGTCCTTAACAGTTGTTGTTCATGGATTTATATATGAAAGAGAGTTTGCTGACTCTTATGTTTCTACTGAAATTACAGATAGGGATGTAGCCATCCCCGATGGGGTAAAAAATGTTGATGTAGATAAAACTGAGTTGAAATGGCGTTGTGAAAAAATTTTAATACCAAATTATCATAGAGAGGGGCCTATCAAATTAAAATCTGGAGAGATGAATTTTTTAAACGGAAAATTACATTCTTCAGAATTTATAATCGATATGGCTTCGATAGAAGTTAGCAATGTGGAAGACTTAAAGAAAAGGACTAAGCTAGAGAAAAAACTTAGATCAGAAAAAGTTTTCTCAGCAGATGAGTTTCCCATATCTTCTTTTAAGAGTACCAGTGTAGTATTAAAATCTAAAGATTTATATGTGGTTTCAGGTAATTTAACTATAAAAGGTATTACTAAGCCTTATGAATTTGAGCTCAGTATAGTCGATGATAATACTGCAAAAGCTAAGTTAATTATAGATAGAACAGAGTTTTCAATCAATTATCGTGCGGAGAATTTGATTGAAGAGATAGGCGATAAAGTCATTTCAAATAAAATCACTTTAGAGGCAAAGCTTAAGTTTTAA
- a CDS encoding SusC/RagA family TonB-linked outer membrane protein encodes MRIDLGKTILVFLSLHVNLCFAQFSLSGTVLSKEDELPLPGVEISIEGTDKNTSTNFDGEYSIEAHIGDVLKFSFLGLQTVRKKVVGKEEIDIYLEINKVDRDKIIDVGYGTQDEIFISDAIDKMPLKEIYPIPLGNLLMGKIPGALVNQQNEIVDSDINITVRGLSSVTRNILRPMYVIDGIEMPTYYNVDPLSFINQNDIESITVLKDASSKAIYGVKGSNGVVILNTKRGSDKNKFSLSLYKGLSIPTRKLNLLNGPKYKELLLESLKNAGYSELGAEKIMNDSLSLYQGDRQWKNIDNNWQDLAFQMGYTRDANFSFYGGNEVFKSYVSLGYNDKKGILVGDKLSKYTFSFNMKYNLNEKINFGIISNAFNNNYDYLSADKNLNKSLDILKEIPVSPSYLTNGEINKNTYMKNKFLLEDKIPNNRNTSYNLYGKTFVNYFIFPELTLRSELGYNLYNSIDGAFMSKYLHKYNRFSYSANNYITIKQEIPVVGKIKLMFGTSFRRNNIDSSLENSKEVLAKKDDINISDNKNVFDALKYSVNSSYLSYFIRLNYILSDKYFIKMSLTGDSDSYLDNGYNHNTFFSVSSGWIISREKFMEPMSSVVSNLKLRTSWGIIGNSPYENAFTKLFSSYHDEDKSPISVFKELLVFNLQLEKTQEYNIGLDYSLYEDRLTGSLDLYKKITNGVFLNSQYDKFKDIGISNQGIEFSLNTKSIVLEDLSFLWNTNFSISVNINKIRSLGGGADIVIDNNILRQGSAINSFYLKEYAGVNPNNGKAMYYKNTLKNNGELDKTKTENYQEAEKRIFGSLFPSAFIWLNNTIKYIGFDLSFAFQATVGGKRYSKHREIHESGFSKGLHNQSSEMLKRWQKKGDNSNTPKLIYGIDNGSNPSTRFLESSDHLHLKELVLGYSLSDIVLEKIGMSHFRIYLSALNIPTLTNYKSYDRESISIDPLAQSMIISMGLNMRF; translated from the coding sequence ATGAGAATTGATTTAGGTAAAACGATATTAGTTTTTCTCTCATTACACGTAAATCTTTGTTTTGCTCAGTTCAGTTTATCGGGAACGGTTCTTTCAAAAGAGGATGAACTGCCATTACCAGGGGTAGAAATATCTATAGAAGGGACAGATAAAAACACATCTACAAATTTTGATGGGGAATACTCCATAGAAGCACATATTGGAGATGTATTAAAATTCAGTTTTCTAGGATTACAAACTGTTAGAAAAAAGGTAGTAGGCAAAGAGGAAATAGATATTTATCTAGAAATAAATAAGGTAGACAGAGATAAAATAATAGATGTAGGTTATGGGACACAAGATGAAATATTCATATCTGATGCCATCGATAAAATGCCTCTTAAAGAAATATATCCCATCCCATTAGGGAACCTACTGATGGGGAAAATACCAGGAGCCTTAGTAAATCAACAAAACGAAATAGTAGATTCCGATATAAATATAACTGTAAGAGGTTTATCTTCTGTTACAAGAAATATTCTAAGACCAATGTATGTGATAGATGGAATAGAGATGCCAACTTATTACAATGTAGATCCTCTTAGCTTTATCAATCAAAATGATATAGAATCTATCACAGTGTTAAAGGATGCTTCTTCAAAAGCTATTTATGGGGTTAAAGGTTCAAATGGTGTTGTCATTTTAAATACCAAAAGAGGAAGTGATAAGAATAAATTTTCCCTCAGTCTGTATAAAGGGTTATCTATTCCCACTAGAAAATTAAATCTTTTGAATGGCCCTAAGTACAAAGAGCTACTGTTAGAATCACTAAAAAATGCTGGGTATTCCGAGTTAGGAGCAGAAAAAATAATGAACGACAGTTTGAGTTTATATCAAGGGGATAGACAATGGAAAAATATAGATAACAACTGGCAAGATTTAGCTTTTCAAATGGGGTATACAAGAGATGCTAATTTTTCTTTTTATGGGGGAAATGAAGTTTTTAAGAGTTATGTGTCTCTGGGATACAATGACAAAAAAGGCATCTTGGTAGGCGATAAATTATCCAAGTATACTTTCTCTTTCAATATGAAATACAACCTAAATGAGAAAATTAATTTCGGAATCATATCAAATGCTTTCAATAACAATTACGACTATTTAAGCGCTGACAAGAATCTAAACAAATCCCTAGATATTTTAAAGGAAATACCCGTTTCGCCATCCTATCTTACAAATGGAGAAATTAATAAGAATACTTATATGAAAAACAAATTCTTATTAGAAGACAAAATTCCTAATAATAGAAATACCTCTTATAATCTATATGGGAAAACGTTTGTAAACTATTTTATTTTTCCTGAATTAACCCTTAGATCAGAATTGGGATACAACTTATACAACTCCATAGATGGTGCATTTATGAGTAAATATTTACATAAATACAATAGATTTAGTTATAGTGCTAATAATTACATTACTATAAAACAGGAAATTCCTGTAGTGGGTAAGATAAAACTAATGTTTGGAACTTCCTTTAGAAGGAATAACATAGACAGTTCCCTTGAAAATAGTAAAGAAGTTTTGGCTAAAAAAGATGATATAAACATCTCAGATAATAAAAATGTATTCGACGCACTGAAATATTCTGTTAACTCTTCGTATTTGTCCTATTTCATAAGACTGAACTATATACTAAGTGATAAATATTTCATTAAGATGAGCCTAACTGGAGATAGCGATTCTTATTTAGATAACGGTTATAACCATAACACCTTTTTTTCGGTATCATCTGGATGGATAATTTCTAGAGAAAAATTCATGGAGCCTATGTCTTCTGTTGTATCTAATCTAAAATTGCGAACTAGTTGGGGAATAATTGGAAATTCTCCCTATGAAAATGCATTTACCAAATTGTTCTCTAGTTATCACGATGAAGATAAATCCCCAATATCGGTTTTTAAAGAGCTCCTCGTCTTTAACTTACAATTAGAAAAAACACAGGAATACAACATAGGATTAGATTACTCTCTTTATGAAGATAGATTAACAGGTAGCTTAGATCTGTATAAGAAAATCACAAATGGTGTTTTTTTAAACTCTCAATATGATAAATTCAAAGATATAGGCATTAGCAATCAGGGAATAGAATTTAGTTTAAACACTAAAAGTATAGTACTAGAAGATTTGTCTTTTTTGTGGAATACTAATTTTAGTATATCTGTAAATATCAATAAAATTAGGAGTTTAGGAGGGGGGGCAGATATTGTAATCGACAATAATATTTTAAGACAAGGAAGTGCTATCAACTCTTTTTATTTGAAGGAATATGCTGGAGTTAATCCAAATAACGGAAAGGCTATGTACTACAAAAACACTCTCAAAAATAATGGAGAGTTAGACAAGACAAAAACAGAAAATTATCAAGAGGCAGAAAAAAGAATTTTTGGAAGCTTATTTCCAAGCGCCTTTATATGGTTGAATAACACCATCAAATATATTGGCTTTGATTTGTCTTTTGCTTTCCAAGCAACAGTGGGAGGCAAGAGATACAGTAAACACAGGGAAATACATGAGTCAGGATTTTCAAAGGGATTACACAATCAGTCTTCTGAAATGCTAAAAAGATGGCAAAAGAAAGGAGATAATAGCAATACCCCAAAACTAATCTATGGAATTGACAACGGCAGTAATCCTTCTACTAGGTTTTTAGAGAGTTCTGACCATTTACACCTCAAAGAGTTAGTCTTAGGATATTCTCTGTCTGATATTGTTCTAGAAAAAATAGGAATGTCTCACTTTAGAATTTATCTATCTGCTCTTAATATACCCACCCTTACAAATTACAAAAGCTACGATCGTGAATCTATTTCAATCGATCCCCTTGCGCAATCTATGATTATTTCTATGGGGTTAAACATGAGGTTTTAG
- a CDS encoding alpha/beta fold hydrolase, whose amino-acid sequence MKREIKREDKFEYLEFGEGEPIIILHGLMGDLSNFDSTISFLGKTGYKVLMPVLPLYSTSILQIGVKFLANFIRDFIAFKALDEVVLLGNSLGGHIALLYSVICPDNVKALVLVSSSGLYEKRMTNSFPHRKSYDYVKKKTREVFYNPDIATEELTSRIFDISQDRKKVISTIAISKSAMRHNISDELPNIKAPTCIIWGENDIVTPLNVAEEFHTLLPNSDLYLLDKCGHAPMMEHPELFNDILGKWLSEKIFHKCEQL is encoded by the coding sequence ATGAAAAGGGAAATAAAAAGAGAAGATAAATTCGAATATTTAGAGTTCGGAGAAGGTGAACCTATAATTATCCTCCACGGATTGATGGGAGATTTAAGCAATTTTGATTCGACTATTTCTTTTCTAGGTAAAACAGGTTACAAGGTATTGATGCCTGTCTTGCCTCTGTATTCAACCTCTATTTTACAAATAGGAGTTAAGTTTCTAGCTAACTTCATAAGAGACTTTATAGCTTTCAAAGCATTGGATGAGGTAGTTTTGCTAGGCAATTCTCTAGGAGGCCACATCGCCTTACTTTACTCTGTAATATGTCCAGATAATGTTAAAGCTCTGGTGTTAGTATCTAGTTCTGGACTTTATGAAAAGCGTATGACTAATTCTTTTCCACACAGAAAAAGTTATGATTACGTTAAGAAAAAAACTAGAGAAGTGTTTTACAATCCTGATATAGCTACCGAAGAGCTCACAAGCAGAATTTTTGATATTTCACAAGACAGAAAAAAAGTCATCAGTACAATAGCTATATCTAAGAGCGCTATGAGACATAATATATCTGATGAATTACCTAATATAAAGGCTCCCACTTGTATTATATGGGGCGAAAATGACATTGTCACTCCCCTTAATGTCGCTGAGGAATTTCACACTTTACTTCCAAATTCTGATCTTTATTTATTAGATAAATGTGGACACGCTCCAATGATGGAACACCCTGAATTATTTAACGATATTTTGGGAAAATGGCTGAGTGAAAAGATATTTCATAAATGTGAACAACTATGA
- the yihA gene encoding ribosome biogenesis GTP-binding protein YihA/YsxC, which yields MNSINAEFVTSSTNVEQCPSDNIPEYAFIGRSNVGKSSLINMLVRRKGLAKTSNKPGKTQLINYFKIDGSWFLVDLPGYGYAQVSKSKKNEFKRIITDYISKRGELITLFVLIDCRHSPQKIDLEFIEWLGVNRIPFDIIFTKADKISNSALENNISNFKNEMLKTWEFLPNIFKSSSSSGIGRDEIIEYIREINKKL from the coding sequence ATGAACTCTATAAATGCAGAATTCGTAACGAGCAGCACAAATGTTGAGCAATGTCCAAGTGATAATATTCCCGAATATGCTTTTATAGGGCGCTCTAATGTGGGCAAGTCTTCATTGATAAATATGTTAGTCAGAAGAAAGGGATTAGCTAAAACGTCTAATAAACCTGGCAAAACACAGCTTATAAATTACTTTAAAATTGATGGCAGTTGGTTTTTAGTAGACTTGCCAGGGTATGGTTACGCACAAGTGTCTAAGTCTAAAAAGAATGAATTCAAGAGGATTATTACAGATTACATCTCTAAAAGAGGGGAGTTGATAACTCTCTTTGTACTGATAGATTGCAGGCATTCTCCACAAAAAATAGATTTGGAATTCATCGAATGGCTCGGAGTAAACAGAATTCCATTTGACATTATATTTACTAAGGCAGATAAGATAAGTAATTCTGCACTAGAGAATAACATATCAAATTTTAAGAATGAGATGTTAAAAACTTGGGAATTCCTTCCAAATATATTCAAGAGTTCTTCTTCCTCTGGAATAGGACGTGATGAAATAATAGAATACATACGAGAAATCAATAAAAAACTATGA
- the rfbA gene encoding glucose-1-phosphate thymidylyltransferase RfbA produces the protein MKGIVLAGGSGTRLYPLTVSVTKQLMPVYDKPMIYYPISTLMSAGIREILIISTPHDLPLIKKQLGDGKNIGCDFSYSIQDIPNGLAQAFVIGEKFIGHDNVALILGDNIFHGGKMEDILKSIKKDMSGATVFAYYVNDPERYGVVDFDKDFNVKSIEEKPTNPKTNYAIPGLYFYDNKVIDIAKSLKPSARGEYEITDVNNEYLNRKELKVEVLSRGTTWLDTGTFSSLMHAGQYVQVIEERQGLKIGSIEEVAYRMGFIDEKQIEKIAIPLLKSGYGNYLLNLIKEKR, from the coding sequence ATGAAAGGAATAGTATTAGCTGGCGGTTCAGGTACTAGATTGTATCCTCTTACTGTGTCGGTCACAAAACAACTGATGCCCGTATACGACAAACCAATGATATATTATCCTATATCTACATTGATGTCAGCAGGAATAAGGGAAATTTTAATTATTTCTACACCTCATGATCTGCCTCTTATAAAGAAACAATTGGGAGATGGAAAAAATATAGGGTGTGATTTCTCTTATTCTATACAAGATATTCCTAATGGTTTGGCTCAGGCCTTTGTAATAGGTGAAAAATTTATAGGCCATGATAATGTAGCCCTAATATTAGGAGATAATATATTCCACGGTGGAAAAATGGAGGATATACTAAAGAGTATCAAAAAAGATATGAGTGGAGCCACCGTATTCGCTTATTATGTAAATGATCCAGAGAGATATGGCGTGGTAGACTTTGACAAGGATTTTAATGTTAAATCTATAGAAGAAAAACCTACAAATCCTAAAACTAATTATGCTATACCGGGATTATATTTTTACGATAACAAGGTTATAGATATAGCCAAAAGTTTAAAGCCTAGTGCTAGAGGGGAGTATGAGATTACCGATGTAAACAATGAATATCTCAACAGAAAGGAATTAAAAGTAGAAGTTTTAAGTCGAGGAACCACATGGCTAGATACTGGGACTTTTTCTTCACTTATGCATGCTGGACAATACGTTCAAGTAATAGAAGAGAGACAGGGATTAAAGATAGGCTCTATAGAAGAGGTCGCTTATAGAATGGGATTTATAGATGAAAAACAGATAGAAAAAATCGCTATTCCTCTGCTCAAAAGCGGATATGGAAACTATTTGTTAAACCTTATAAAAGAAAAGAGATAA
- a CDS encoding FeoA family protein — protein MHRSVLDMKIGEIAIIMGYIDGDIPIRLLNMGCIPDGEVCLKCMSPFGDLLCLKLLDCDVAIRREEARKILLK, from the coding sequence ATGCACAGATCAGTTTTAGATATGAAAATTGGAGAAATAGCGATCATAATGGGCTATATCGATGGCGATATCCCTATAAGATTGTTAAATATGGGATGTATTCCAGATGGGGAAGTATGCCTAAAATGCATGTCTCCATTCGGAGATTTGTTGTGCTTAAAATTACTAGACTGCGACGTGGCTATTAGAAGAGAAGAAGCCAGAAAAATTTTACTTAAATAA